The proteins below come from a single Phocoena sinus isolate mPhoSin1 chromosome 2, mPhoSin1.pri, whole genome shotgun sequence genomic window:
- the NEIL1 gene encoding endonuclease 8-like 1 isoform X4: MHTWPNLLSSSPTGPGHPSHRMPEGPELHLASHFVNEACRELVFGGCVEKSPVSRNPEVPFESSAYHISALARGKELRLTLSPLPGAQPPQGPLALVFRFGMTGSFQLVPSDALPPHAHLRFYTAPPGPRLALCFVDIRRFGHWDLGGKWQPGRGPCVLLEYEQFRENVLRNLADKAFDRPICEALLDQRFFNGIGNYLRAEILYRLRIPPFEKARTVLEALQQRRPSPELTLSQKIRAKLQNPDLLELCHSVPKEVVQLGGSWTLGAQSILQGASPARRNPREHRGVLRTKWRTLHLQTRPLQGHEGHGEAFLSRLRPSSQRGPASNGTQKPPASLRKGRGGGNQRPQAAADPKRSRLTPHPWSLRRPQPLSRRVSLLASTPSCCPGSGPVRLPGSCRGLAAPGPVAIPYTTMMFLIVPIVPIF, from the exons ATGCACACCTGGCCCAACCTGCTATCATCCTCCCCCACAGGGCCTGGCCACCCCTCCCACAGAATGCCTGAGGGCCCTGAGCTGCATCTGGCCAGTCACTTTGTGAACGAGGCATGCAGGGAGCTGGTGTTTGGCGGGTGTGTGGAGAAGTCACCTGTCAGCCGCAACCCTGAGGTGCCCTTTGAGAGCAGCGCCTACCACATCTCAGCTTTAGCCCGAGGCAAGGAGCTGCGCCTGACACTGAGCCCCCTGCCTGGGGCTCAGCCCCCACAAGGGCCACTGGCCCTTGTCTTCCGCTTTGGCATGACCGGCTCCTTCCAGCTGGTGCCCAGCGATGCGCTGCCGCCCCATGCCCATCTGCGCTTTTACACGGCTCCCCCTGGCCCCCGACTTGCCCTCTGCTTCGTGGACATCCGCCGCTTTGGCCACTGGGACCTCGGGGGCAAGTGGCAGCCAGGCCGCGGGCCATGTGTCTTGCTGGAGTACGAGCAGTTCAG GGAGAATGTGTTACGAAACCTAGCAGACAAGGCCTTTGACCGGCCCATTTGTGAGGCCCTCTTGGACCAGAGGTTCTTCAATGGCATTGGCAACTATCTGCGGGCAGAGATCCTATACCG GCTGAGGATACCCCCCTTCGAGAAGGCCCGCACGGTTCTGGAGGCACTGCAGCAGCGCAGGCCg AGCCCGGAGCTGACCCTGAGCCAGAAGATCAGGGCCAAGCTGCAGAACCCAGACCTATTGGAGCTGTGCCACTCAGTGCCCAAGGAAGTGGTCCAGCTGG GGGGATCCTGGACCCTTGGCGCCCAAAG TATCCTGCAGGGGGCAAGTCCCGCAAGAAGAAATCCAAGGGAGCACAGAGGGGTCCTGAGGACCAAGTGGAG AACCCTCCACCTCCAAACAAGGCCCCTTCAAGGACACGAAGGGCACGGAGAGGCCTTCCTGAGCAGACTGCGGCCCAGCAGCCAGAGGGGACCAGCCTCCAACGGGACCCAGAAGCCCCCTGCGTCCctgagaaagggaagaggaggaggcaacCAGCGACCTCAG GCCGCCGCAGACCCCAAAAGATCAAGGCTGACACCCCATCCTTGGAGCCTGAGGAGACCTCAGCCTCTTAGCAGGAGGGTCTCCTTGCTTGCATCCACCCCTTCCTGCTGCCCAGGATCTGGGCCTGTGCGGCTTCCTGGAAGTTGCAGGGGACTGGCTGCCCCTGGCCCTGTGGCCATTCCCTATACAACTATGATGTTTTTAATTGTACCCATTGTCCCCATTTTTTAA
- the NEIL1 gene encoding endonuclease 8-like 1 isoform X2 — protein MHTWPNLLSSSPTGPGHPSHRMPEGPELHLASHFVNEACRELVFGGCVEKSPVSRNPEVPFESSAYHISALARGKELRLTLSPLPGAQPPQGPLALVFRFGMTGSFQLVPSDALPPHAHLRFYTAPPGPRLALCFVDIRRFGHWDLGGKWQPGRGPCVLLEYEQFRENVLRNLADKAFDRPICEALLDQRFFNGIGNYLRAEILYRLRIPPFEKARTVLEALQQRRPSPELTLSQKIRAKLQNPDLLELCHSVPKEVVQLGGSWTLGAQSNSILQGASPARRNPREHRGVLRTKWRTLHLQTRPLQGHEGHGEAFLSRLRPSSQRGPASNGTQKPPASLRKGRGGGNQRPQAAADPKRSRLTPHPWSLRRPQPLSRRVSLLASTPSCCPGSGPVRLPGSCRGLAAPGPVAIPYTTMMFLIVPIVPIF, from the exons ATGCACACCTGGCCCAACCTGCTATCATCCTCCCCCACAGGGCCTGGCCACCCCTCCCACAGAATGCCTGAGGGCCCTGAGCTGCATCTGGCCAGTCACTTTGTGAACGAGGCATGCAGGGAGCTGGTGTTTGGCGGGTGTGTGGAGAAGTCACCTGTCAGCCGCAACCCTGAGGTGCCCTTTGAGAGCAGCGCCTACCACATCTCAGCTTTAGCCCGAGGCAAGGAGCTGCGCCTGACACTGAGCCCCCTGCCTGGGGCTCAGCCCCCACAAGGGCCACTGGCCCTTGTCTTCCGCTTTGGCATGACCGGCTCCTTCCAGCTGGTGCCCAGCGATGCGCTGCCGCCCCATGCCCATCTGCGCTTTTACACGGCTCCCCCTGGCCCCCGACTTGCCCTCTGCTTCGTGGACATCCGCCGCTTTGGCCACTGGGACCTCGGGGGCAAGTGGCAGCCAGGCCGCGGGCCATGTGTCTTGCTGGAGTACGAGCAGTTCAG GGAGAATGTGTTACGAAACCTAGCAGACAAGGCCTTTGACCGGCCCATTTGTGAGGCCCTCTTGGACCAGAGGTTCTTCAATGGCATTGGCAACTATCTGCGGGCAGAGATCCTATACCG GCTGAGGATACCCCCCTTCGAGAAGGCCCGCACGGTTCTGGAGGCACTGCAGCAGCGCAGGCCg AGCCCGGAGCTGACCCTGAGCCAGAAGATCAGGGCCAAGCTGCAGAACCCAGACCTATTGGAGCTGTGCCACTCAGTGCCCAAGGAAGTGGTCCAGCTGG GGGGATCCTGGACCCTTGGCGCCCAAAG CAACAGTATCCTGCAGGGGGCAAGTCCCGCAAGAAGAAATCCAAGGGAGCACAGAGGGGTCCTGAGGACCAAGTGGAG AACCCTCCACCTCCAAACAAGGCCCCTTCAAGGACACGAAGGGCACGGAGAGGCCTTCCTGAGCAGACTGCGGCCCAGCAGCCAGAGGGGACCAGCCTCCAACGGGACCCAGAAGCCCCCTGCGTCCctgagaaagggaagaggaggaggcaacCAGCGACCTCAG GCCGCCGCAGACCCCAAAAGATCAAGGCTGACACCCCATCCTTGGAGCCTGAGGAGACCTCAGCCTCTTAGCAGGAGGGTCTCCTTGCTTGCATCCACCCCTTCCTGCTGCCCAGGATCTGGGCCTGTGCGGCTTCCTGGAAGTTGCAGGGGACTGGCTGCCCCTGGCCCTGTGGCCATTCCCTATACAACTATGATGTTTTTAATTGTACCCATTGTCCCCATTTTTTAA
- the NEIL1 gene encoding endonuclease 8-like 1 isoform X5 gives MHTWPNLLSSSPTGPGHPSHRMPEGPELHLASHFVNEACRELVFGGCVEKSPVSRNPEVPFESSAYHISALARGKELRLTLSPLPGAQPPQGPLALVFRFGMTGSFQLVPSDALPPHAHLRFYTAPPGPRLALCFVDIRRFGHWDLGGKWQPGRGPCVLLEYEQFRENVLRNLADKAFDRPICEALLDQRFFNGIGNYLRAEILYRLRIPPFEKARTVLEALQQRRPSPELTLSQKIRAKLQNPDLLELCHSVPKEVVQLGGKGYGPESTEEDFAAFRAWLRCYGTPGMSSLRDRHGRTIWFQGDPGPLAPKGGKSRKKKSKGAQRGPEDQVENPPPPNKAPSRTRRARRGLPEQTAAQQPEGTSLQRDPEAPCVPEKGKRRRQPATSGRRRPQKIKADTPSLEPEETSAS, from the exons ATGCACACCTGGCCCAACCTGCTATCATCCTCCCCCACAGGGCCTGGCCACCCCTCCCACAGAATGCCTGAGGGCCCTGAGCTGCATCTGGCCAGTCACTTTGTGAACGAGGCATGCAGGGAGCTGGTGTTTGGCGGGTGTGTGGAGAAGTCACCTGTCAGCCGCAACCCTGAGGTGCCCTTTGAGAGCAGCGCCTACCACATCTCAGCTTTAGCCCGAGGCAAGGAGCTGCGCCTGACACTGAGCCCCCTGCCTGGGGCTCAGCCCCCACAAGGGCCACTGGCCCTTGTCTTCCGCTTTGGCATGACCGGCTCCTTCCAGCTGGTGCCCAGCGATGCGCTGCCGCCCCATGCCCATCTGCGCTTTTACACGGCTCCCCCTGGCCCCCGACTTGCCCTCTGCTTCGTGGACATCCGCCGCTTTGGCCACTGGGACCTCGGGGGCAAGTGGCAGCCAGGCCGCGGGCCATGTGTCTTGCTGGAGTACGAGCAGTTCAG GGAGAATGTGTTACGAAACCTAGCAGACAAGGCCTTTGACCGGCCCATTTGTGAGGCCCTCTTGGACCAGAGGTTCTTCAATGGCATTGGCAACTATCTGCGGGCAGAGATCCTATACCG GCTGAGGATACCCCCCTTCGAGAAGGCCCGCACGGTTCTGGAGGCACTGCAGCAGCGCAGGCCg AGCCCGGAGCTGACCCTGAGCCAGAAGATCAGGGCCAAGCTGCAGAACCCAGACCTATTGGAGCTGTGCCACTCAGTGCCCAAGGAAGTGGTCCAGCTGG GGGGCAAAGGCTATGGGCCGGAGAGCACGGAGGAGGACTTTGCTGCCTTCCGAGCCTGGCTGCGGTGTTATGGCACGCCAGGCATGAGCTCCCTGCGGGACCGGCATGGCCGCACCATCTGGTTCCAG GGGGATCCTGGACCCTTGGCGCCCAAAG GGGGCAAGTCCCGCAAGAAGAAATCCAAGGGAGCACAGAGGGGTCCTGAGGACCAAGTGGAG AACCCTCCACCTCCAAACAAGGCCCCTTCAAGGACACGAAGGGCACGGAGAGGCCTTCCTGAGCAGACTGCGGCCCAGCAGCCAGAGGGGACCAGCCTCCAACGGGACCCAGAAGCCCCCTGCGTCCctgagaaagggaagaggaggaggcaacCAGCGACCTCAG GCCGCCGCAGACCCCAAAAGATCAAGGCTGACACCCCATCCTTGGAGCCTGAGGAGACCTCAGCCTCTTAG
- the NEIL1 gene encoding endonuclease 8-like 1 isoform X6, translated as MPEGPELHLASHFVNEACRELVFGGCVEKSPVSRNPEVPFESSAYHISALARGKELRLTLSPLPGAQPPQGPLALVFRFGMTGSFQLVPSDALPPHAHLRFYTAPPGPRLALCFVDIRRFGHWDLGGKWQPGRGPCVLLEYEQFRENVLRNLADKAFDRPICEALLDQRFFNGIGNYLRAEILYRLRIPPFEKARTVLEALQQRRPSPELTLSQKIRAKLQNPDLLELCHSVPKEVVQLGGKGYGPESTEEDFAAFRAWLRCYGTPGMSSLRDRHGRTIWFQGDPGPLAPKGGKSRKKKSKGAQRGPEDQVENPPPPNKAPSRTRRARRGLPEQTAAQQPEGTSLQRDPEAPCVPEKGKRRRQPATSGRRRPQKIKADTPSLEPEETSAS; from the exons ATGCCTGAGGGCCCTGAGCTGCATCTGGCCAGTCACTTTGTGAACGAGGCATGCAGGGAGCTGGTGTTTGGCGGGTGTGTGGAGAAGTCACCTGTCAGCCGCAACCCTGAGGTGCCCTTTGAGAGCAGCGCCTACCACATCTCAGCTTTAGCCCGAGGCAAGGAGCTGCGCCTGACACTGAGCCCCCTGCCTGGGGCTCAGCCCCCACAAGGGCCACTGGCCCTTGTCTTCCGCTTTGGCATGACCGGCTCCTTCCAGCTGGTGCCCAGCGATGCGCTGCCGCCCCATGCCCATCTGCGCTTTTACACGGCTCCCCCTGGCCCCCGACTTGCCCTCTGCTTCGTGGACATCCGCCGCTTTGGCCACTGGGACCTCGGGGGCAAGTGGCAGCCAGGCCGCGGGCCATGTGTCTTGCTGGAGTACGAGCAGTTCAG GGAGAATGTGTTACGAAACCTAGCAGACAAGGCCTTTGACCGGCCCATTTGTGAGGCCCTCTTGGACCAGAGGTTCTTCAATGGCATTGGCAACTATCTGCGGGCAGAGATCCTATACCG GCTGAGGATACCCCCCTTCGAGAAGGCCCGCACGGTTCTGGAGGCACTGCAGCAGCGCAGGCCg AGCCCGGAGCTGACCCTGAGCCAGAAGATCAGGGCCAAGCTGCAGAACCCAGACCTATTGGAGCTGTGCCACTCAGTGCCCAAGGAAGTGGTCCAGCTGG GGGGCAAAGGCTATGGGCCGGAGAGCACGGAGGAGGACTTTGCTGCCTTCCGAGCCTGGCTGCGGTGTTATGGCACGCCAGGCATGAGCTCCCTGCGGGACCGGCATGGCCGCACCATCTGGTTCCAG GGGGATCCTGGACCCTTGGCGCCCAAAG GGGGCAAGTCCCGCAAGAAGAAATCCAAGGGAGCACAGAGGGGTCCTGAGGACCAAGTGGAG AACCCTCCACCTCCAAACAAGGCCCCTTCAAGGACACGAAGGGCACGGAGAGGCCTTCCTGAGCAGACTGCGGCCCAGCAGCCAGAGGGGACCAGCCTCCAACGGGACCCAGAAGCCCCCTGCGTCCctgagaaagggaagaggaggaggcaacCAGCGACCTCAG GCCGCCGCAGACCCCAAAAGATCAAGGCTGACACCCCATCCTTGGAGCCTGAGGAGACCTCAGCCTCTTAG
- the NEIL1 gene encoding endonuclease 8-like 1 isoform X3: MPEGPELHLASHFVNEACRELVFGGCVEKSPVSRNPEVPFESSAYHISALARGKELRLTLSPLPGAQPPQGPLALVFRFGMTGSFQLVPSDALPPHAHLRFYTAPPGPRLALCFVDIRRFGHWDLGGKWQPGRGPCVLLEYEQFRENVLRNLADKAFDRPICEALLDQRFFNGIGNYLRAEILYRLRIPPFEKARTVLEALQQRRPSPELTLSQKIRAKLQNPDLLELCHSVPKEVVQLGGKGYGPESTEEDFAAFRAWLRCYGTPGMSSLRDRHGRTIWFQGDPGPLAPKVPTPTLGGTPEWEHGSLEKGGCGHKTLQPHQQQYPAGGKSRKKKSKGAQRGPEDQVENPPPPNKAPSRTRRARRGLPEQTAAQQPEGTSLQRDPEAPCVPEKGKRRRQPATSGRRRPQKIKADTPSLEPEETSAS; this comes from the exons ATGCCTGAGGGCCCTGAGCTGCATCTGGCCAGTCACTTTGTGAACGAGGCATGCAGGGAGCTGGTGTTTGGCGGGTGTGTGGAGAAGTCACCTGTCAGCCGCAACCCTGAGGTGCCCTTTGAGAGCAGCGCCTACCACATCTCAGCTTTAGCCCGAGGCAAGGAGCTGCGCCTGACACTGAGCCCCCTGCCTGGGGCTCAGCCCCCACAAGGGCCACTGGCCCTTGTCTTCCGCTTTGGCATGACCGGCTCCTTCCAGCTGGTGCCCAGCGATGCGCTGCCGCCCCATGCCCATCTGCGCTTTTACACGGCTCCCCCTGGCCCCCGACTTGCCCTCTGCTTCGTGGACATCCGCCGCTTTGGCCACTGGGACCTCGGGGGCAAGTGGCAGCCAGGCCGCGGGCCATGTGTCTTGCTGGAGTACGAGCAGTTCAG GGAGAATGTGTTACGAAACCTAGCAGACAAGGCCTTTGACCGGCCCATTTGTGAGGCCCTCTTGGACCAGAGGTTCTTCAATGGCATTGGCAACTATCTGCGGGCAGAGATCCTATACCG GCTGAGGATACCCCCCTTCGAGAAGGCCCGCACGGTTCTGGAGGCACTGCAGCAGCGCAGGCCg AGCCCGGAGCTGACCCTGAGCCAGAAGATCAGGGCCAAGCTGCAGAACCCAGACCTATTGGAGCTGTGCCACTCAGTGCCCAAGGAAGTGGTCCAGCTGG GGGGCAAAGGCTATGGGCCGGAGAGCACGGAGGAGGACTTTGCTGCCTTCCGAGCCTGGCTGCGGTGTTATGGCACGCCAGGCATGAGCTCCCTGCGGGACCGGCATGGCCGCACCATCTGGTTCCAG GGGGATCCTGGACCCTTGGCGCCCAAAG TCCCCACTCCAACCCTCGGAGGCACTCCAGAGTGGGAGCATGGGAGTCTAGAGAAAGGGGGCTGTGGCCACAAGACCCTCCAACCCCATCAGCAACAGTATCCTGCAGGGGGCAAGTCCCGCAAGAAGAAATCCAAGGGAGCACAGAGGGGTCCTGAGGACCAAGTGGAG AACCCTCCACCTCCAAACAAGGCCCCTTCAAGGACACGAAGGGCACGGAGAGGCCTTCCTGAGCAGACTGCGGCCCAGCAGCCAGAGGGGACCAGCCTCCAACGGGACCCAGAAGCCCCCTGCGTCCctgagaaagggaagaggaggaggcaacCAGCGACCTCAG GCCGCCGCAGACCCCAAAAGATCAAGGCTGACACCCCATCCTTGGAGCCTGAGGAGACCTCAGCCTCTTAG
- the NEIL1 gene encoding endonuclease 8-like 1 isoform X1, with protein sequence MHTWPNLLSSSPTGPGHPSHRMPEGPELHLASHFVNEACRELVFGGCVEKSPVSRNPEVPFESSAYHISALARGKELRLTLSPLPGAQPPQGPLALVFRFGMTGSFQLVPSDALPPHAHLRFYTAPPGPRLALCFVDIRRFGHWDLGGKWQPGRGPCVLLEYEQFRENVLRNLADKAFDRPICEALLDQRFFNGIGNYLRAEILYRLRIPPFEKARTVLEALQQRRPSPELTLSQKIRAKLQNPDLLELCHSVPKEVVQLGGKGYGPESTEEDFAAFRAWLRCYGTPGMSSLRDRHGRTIWFQGDPGPLAPKVPTPTLGGTPEWEHGSLEKGGCGHKTLQPHQQQYPAGGKSRKKKSKGAQRGPEDQVENPPPPNKAPSRTRRARRGLPEQTAAQQPEGTSLQRDPEAPCVPEKGKRRRQPATSGRRRPQKIKADTPSLEPEETSAS encoded by the exons ATGCACACCTGGCCCAACCTGCTATCATCCTCCCCCACAGGGCCTGGCCACCCCTCCCACAGAATGCCTGAGGGCCCTGAGCTGCATCTGGCCAGTCACTTTGTGAACGAGGCATGCAGGGAGCTGGTGTTTGGCGGGTGTGTGGAGAAGTCACCTGTCAGCCGCAACCCTGAGGTGCCCTTTGAGAGCAGCGCCTACCACATCTCAGCTTTAGCCCGAGGCAAGGAGCTGCGCCTGACACTGAGCCCCCTGCCTGGGGCTCAGCCCCCACAAGGGCCACTGGCCCTTGTCTTCCGCTTTGGCATGACCGGCTCCTTCCAGCTGGTGCCCAGCGATGCGCTGCCGCCCCATGCCCATCTGCGCTTTTACACGGCTCCCCCTGGCCCCCGACTTGCCCTCTGCTTCGTGGACATCCGCCGCTTTGGCCACTGGGACCTCGGGGGCAAGTGGCAGCCAGGCCGCGGGCCATGTGTCTTGCTGGAGTACGAGCAGTTCAG GGAGAATGTGTTACGAAACCTAGCAGACAAGGCCTTTGACCGGCCCATTTGTGAGGCCCTCTTGGACCAGAGGTTCTTCAATGGCATTGGCAACTATCTGCGGGCAGAGATCCTATACCG GCTGAGGATACCCCCCTTCGAGAAGGCCCGCACGGTTCTGGAGGCACTGCAGCAGCGCAGGCCg AGCCCGGAGCTGACCCTGAGCCAGAAGATCAGGGCCAAGCTGCAGAACCCAGACCTATTGGAGCTGTGCCACTCAGTGCCCAAGGAAGTGGTCCAGCTGG GGGGCAAAGGCTATGGGCCGGAGAGCACGGAGGAGGACTTTGCTGCCTTCCGAGCCTGGCTGCGGTGTTATGGCACGCCAGGCATGAGCTCCCTGCGGGACCGGCATGGCCGCACCATCTGGTTCCAG GGGGATCCTGGACCCTTGGCGCCCAAAG TCCCCACTCCAACCCTCGGAGGCACTCCAGAGTGGGAGCATGGGAGTCTAGAGAAAGGGGGCTGTGGCCACAAGACCCTCCAACCCCATCAGCAACAGTATCCTGCAGGGGGCAAGTCCCGCAAGAAGAAATCCAAGGGAGCACAGAGGGGTCCTGAGGACCAAGTGGAG AACCCTCCACCTCCAAACAAGGCCCCTTCAAGGACACGAAGGGCACGGAGAGGCCTTCCTGAGCAGACTGCGGCCCAGCAGCCAGAGGGGACCAGCCTCCAACGGGACCCAGAAGCCCCCTGCGTCCctgagaaagggaagaggaggaggcaacCAGCGACCTCAG GCCGCCGCAGACCCCAAAAGATCAAGGCTGACACCCCATCCTTGGAGCCTGAGGAGACCTCAGCCTCTTAG
- the NEIL1 gene encoding endonuclease 8-like 1 isoform X9, translating to MHTWPNLLSSSPTGPGHPSHRMPEGPELHLASHFVNEACRELVFGGCVEKSPVSRNPEVPFESSAYHISALARGKELRLTLSPLPGAQPPQGPLALVFRFGMTGSFQLVPSDALPPHAHLRFYTAPPGPRLALCFVDIRRFGHWDLGGKWQPGRGPCVLLEYEQFRENVLRNLADKAFDRPICEALLDQRFFNGIGNYLRAEILYRLRIPPFEKARTVLEALQQRRPSPELTLSQKIRAKLQNPDLLELCHSVPKEVVQLGGSWTLGAQSPHSNPRRHSRVGAWESRERGLWPQDPPTPSATVSCRGQVPQEEIQGSTEGS from the exons ATGCACACCTGGCCCAACCTGCTATCATCCTCCCCCACAGGGCCTGGCCACCCCTCCCACAGAATGCCTGAGGGCCCTGAGCTGCATCTGGCCAGTCACTTTGTGAACGAGGCATGCAGGGAGCTGGTGTTTGGCGGGTGTGTGGAGAAGTCACCTGTCAGCCGCAACCCTGAGGTGCCCTTTGAGAGCAGCGCCTACCACATCTCAGCTTTAGCCCGAGGCAAGGAGCTGCGCCTGACACTGAGCCCCCTGCCTGGGGCTCAGCCCCCACAAGGGCCACTGGCCCTTGTCTTCCGCTTTGGCATGACCGGCTCCTTCCAGCTGGTGCCCAGCGATGCGCTGCCGCCCCATGCCCATCTGCGCTTTTACACGGCTCCCCCTGGCCCCCGACTTGCCCTCTGCTTCGTGGACATCCGCCGCTTTGGCCACTGGGACCTCGGGGGCAAGTGGCAGCCAGGCCGCGGGCCATGTGTCTTGCTGGAGTACGAGCAGTTCAG GGAGAATGTGTTACGAAACCTAGCAGACAAGGCCTTTGACCGGCCCATTTGTGAGGCCCTCTTGGACCAGAGGTTCTTCAATGGCATTGGCAACTATCTGCGGGCAGAGATCCTATACCG GCTGAGGATACCCCCCTTCGAGAAGGCCCGCACGGTTCTGGAGGCACTGCAGCAGCGCAGGCCg AGCCCGGAGCTGACCCTGAGCCAGAAGATCAGGGCCAAGCTGCAGAACCCAGACCTATTGGAGCTGTGCCACTCAGTGCCCAAGGAAGTGGTCCAGCTGG GGGGATCCTGGACCCTTGGCGCCCAAAG TCCCCACTCCAACCCTCGGAGGCACTCCAGAGTGGGAGCATGGGAGTCTAGAGAAAGGGGGCTGTGGCCACAAGACCCTCCAACCCCATCAGCAACAGTATCCTGCAGGGGGCAAGTCCCGCAAGAAGAAATCCAAGGGAGCACAGAGGGGTCCTGA
- the NEIL1 gene encoding endonuclease 8-like 1 isoform X8, which produces MHTWPNLLSSSPTGPGHPSHRMPEGPELHLASHFVNEACRELVFGGCVEKSPVSRNPEVPFESSAYHISALARGKELRLTLSPLPGAQPPQGPLALVFRFGMTGSFQLVPSDALPPHAHLRFYTAPPGPRLALCFVDIRRFGHWDLGGKWQPGRGPCVLLEYEQFRENVLRNLADKAFDRPICEALLDQRFFNGIGNYLRAEILYRLRIPPFEKARTVLEALQQRRPSPELTLSQKIRAKLQNPDLLELCHSVPKEVVQLGGKGYGPESTEEDFAAFRAWLRCYGTPGMSSLRDRHGRTIWFQGDPGPLAPKVSCRGQVPQEEIQGSTEGS; this is translated from the exons ATGCACACCTGGCCCAACCTGCTATCATCCTCCCCCACAGGGCCTGGCCACCCCTCCCACAGAATGCCTGAGGGCCCTGAGCTGCATCTGGCCAGTCACTTTGTGAACGAGGCATGCAGGGAGCTGGTGTTTGGCGGGTGTGTGGAGAAGTCACCTGTCAGCCGCAACCCTGAGGTGCCCTTTGAGAGCAGCGCCTACCACATCTCAGCTTTAGCCCGAGGCAAGGAGCTGCGCCTGACACTGAGCCCCCTGCCTGGGGCTCAGCCCCCACAAGGGCCACTGGCCCTTGTCTTCCGCTTTGGCATGACCGGCTCCTTCCAGCTGGTGCCCAGCGATGCGCTGCCGCCCCATGCCCATCTGCGCTTTTACACGGCTCCCCCTGGCCCCCGACTTGCCCTCTGCTTCGTGGACATCCGCCGCTTTGGCCACTGGGACCTCGGGGGCAAGTGGCAGCCAGGCCGCGGGCCATGTGTCTTGCTGGAGTACGAGCAGTTCAG GGAGAATGTGTTACGAAACCTAGCAGACAAGGCCTTTGACCGGCCCATTTGTGAGGCCCTCTTGGACCAGAGGTTCTTCAATGGCATTGGCAACTATCTGCGGGCAGAGATCCTATACCG GCTGAGGATACCCCCCTTCGAGAAGGCCCGCACGGTTCTGGAGGCACTGCAGCAGCGCAGGCCg AGCCCGGAGCTGACCCTGAGCCAGAAGATCAGGGCCAAGCTGCAGAACCCAGACCTATTGGAGCTGTGCCACTCAGTGCCCAAGGAAGTGGTCCAGCTGG GGGGCAAAGGCTATGGGCCGGAGAGCACGGAGGAGGACTTTGCTGCCTTCCGAGCCTGGCTGCGGTGTTATGGCACGCCAGGCATGAGCTCCCTGCGGGACCGGCATGGCCGCACCATCTGGTTCCAG GGGGATCCTGGACCCTTGGCGCCCAAAG TATCCTGCAGGGGGCAAGTCCCGCAAGAAGAAATCCAAGGGAGCACAGAGGGGTCCTGA
- the NEIL1 gene encoding endonuclease 8-like 1 isoform X7, with the protein MHTWPNLLSSSPTGPGHPSHRMPEGPELHLASHFVNEACRELVFGGCVEKSPVSRNPEVPFESSAYHISALARGKELRLTLSPLPGAQPPQGPLALVFRFGMTGSFQLVPSDALPPHAHLRFYTAPPGPRLALCFVDIRRFGHWDLGGKWQPGRGPCVLLEYEQFRENVLRNLADKAFDRPICEALLDQRFFNGIGNYLRAEILYRLRIPPFEKARTVLEALQQRRPSPELTLSQKIRAKLQNPDLLELCHSVPKEVVQLGGKGYGPESTEEDFAAFRAWLRCYGTPGMSSLRDRHGRTIWFQGDPGPLAPKATVSCRGQVPQEEIQGSTEGS; encoded by the exons ATGCACACCTGGCCCAACCTGCTATCATCCTCCCCCACAGGGCCTGGCCACCCCTCCCACAGAATGCCTGAGGGCCCTGAGCTGCATCTGGCCAGTCACTTTGTGAACGAGGCATGCAGGGAGCTGGTGTTTGGCGGGTGTGTGGAGAAGTCACCTGTCAGCCGCAACCCTGAGGTGCCCTTTGAGAGCAGCGCCTACCACATCTCAGCTTTAGCCCGAGGCAAGGAGCTGCGCCTGACACTGAGCCCCCTGCCTGGGGCTCAGCCCCCACAAGGGCCACTGGCCCTTGTCTTCCGCTTTGGCATGACCGGCTCCTTCCAGCTGGTGCCCAGCGATGCGCTGCCGCCCCATGCCCATCTGCGCTTTTACACGGCTCCCCCTGGCCCCCGACTTGCCCTCTGCTTCGTGGACATCCGCCGCTTTGGCCACTGGGACCTCGGGGGCAAGTGGCAGCCAGGCCGCGGGCCATGTGTCTTGCTGGAGTACGAGCAGTTCAG GGAGAATGTGTTACGAAACCTAGCAGACAAGGCCTTTGACCGGCCCATTTGTGAGGCCCTCTTGGACCAGAGGTTCTTCAATGGCATTGGCAACTATCTGCGGGCAGAGATCCTATACCG GCTGAGGATACCCCCCTTCGAGAAGGCCCGCACGGTTCTGGAGGCACTGCAGCAGCGCAGGCCg AGCCCGGAGCTGACCCTGAGCCAGAAGATCAGGGCCAAGCTGCAGAACCCAGACCTATTGGAGCTGTGCCACTCAGTGCCCAAGGAAGTGGTCCAGCTGG GGGGCAAAGGCTATGGGCCGGAGAGCACGGAGGAGGACTTTGCTGCCTTCCGAGCCTGGCTGCGGTGTTATGGCACGCCAGGCATGAGCTCCCTGCGGGACCGGCATGGCCGCACCATCTGGTTCCAG GGGGATCCTGGACCCTTGGCGCCCAAAG CAACAGTATCCTGCAGGGGGCAAGTCCCGCAAGAAGAAATCCAAGGGAGCACAGAGGGGTCCTGA